The DNA sequence AACGATTAAATACTAAAAAACCGAGTGAAACTGCGGTTAACATTGTAAAGGGGAGGGTTGCATTAAAGTTTCCGTTGATCATTGAAAAAACCGCACACGAAGCAGATGCAATGGTTAATATTCCAGCTGCCAATCCATCCATCCCGTCAATAAGATTCACTGAATTGATAGAACCTATCACTCCAAATATGATCACTGGAATAATTAAAATTCCCGCTTCAAATCCTAAAACATTAGTACTAACTCCTGCTGTGAATACAAGGAATATTCCAAGTACAATCTGAGCTATAATTTTGTCTCGTTCTTTTACTTCACTTTTAATAGGGGTTTCACCAATTATATTAATTTTTCCTTGTTTCAATAATTCTGGTAAATCACTTTTAGCCTTTTCAGTTGCCACTCTAGCTTCTTCCCCTGGTTTCAGAGTTAAACGTCCAATAGATACATGTTCTGAGCTAATGTTACGTGCTACTTTCTGCACTTCTTTGATCTTTAATCCTAACAAATCATCTAGTAAACCCACAAGGCCTGAGCTTAACATAATCAGTACGGTTAGTAACAAGTTTTTTTGGTTGCAATATACTGAAGCAGCCAGTGCTGCTCCCAGTAGAATAGCCAGACCACCCATGGTGGGAGTGCCTGCTTTATGTTTATGTTCAGTTACAATGGGGCTGTCAGTTATATCGGCATCTAGCAATATTTTTCGAACAAAGTATGTGAATAAAATTGTTGCTAAAAAAGTTATAATGAATGCTAAAATCAGATTATTTGTGTTAATCAATTTACCACCTAATAATAAACATTTTGACCTAATAAAACACTTGGGTTAATATAAATAATTAATTCTATAATTTAAATGACCTAGTTCGCTTATTCTTATGTATAATTAGCATAATATTTATAAATTTTACATGGCTTTTTTTTATATATTAGAAGTTTTTATGTGTTTTTCATTAAATTACGTACTTTTATTTTTTCAGATAACTTGTTAAGTGATTGTCCTCTAATTATTTTTATTAATCATGTTTAGTTTTAATTTCTGATTTTTCCCAGATCCAAATTGAGTTGGGCAGCTATTTTATGAGCGTTTTTTTCATTTTTTCCCCTAATGGTTATTCTCTGGTGATTGTCAGGTCCGTGGATAATCCAACTATTATCTCCGTGAAATTCTCGAAAACGGTAATTATTTTTGTCACTGACATAATCACCTACTGGTATTTCAAGTGCATAATATTTTTTTATTCTTTTTGAAACGTTTTTAACATTCCATGATCCAGTGGCCATATCCACCATTTCATGTAATGGATTAATATCCGAAGCAGCGGCTGTCAAATAACGGGTGCCACTAATTCTAGTGTTTATCTCTAACACATAAGTATTTTTGTCATATTTATCAAATATCAAATCCAAATCTGCGGTTCCTTCAATATTCAGGAGATTAGCAATCTTTAAAGCAATGTTTCGAATTTTTTGACTGTAATAATCGATTTTTGATTCTGCAATGGTATTATCAATCTGAAAAGGGGCTTTTTTCAATTTTTTTAGTGGATGAATGCAGTCAAGGGTTGTTTTCCCTTTAGAAACAGGAACCAGGGGCAATGAATTATTTTTCCAGCGTAATATTTCTATTGATATTTCAATGCCGTCTATAAAACGTTCGACAAGAGCAGTATCATATTCTTCCAAATAACAACACAAATCTTCTAGGGATAAGGCTATTTTAATATTTTTACCACCTTGTCCACAAGATTGTTTAAGAACCAGCGGATATTTTTTTGTTCCCATCTTTGTGCAAGAATGTATTAGTTCGTGTTCAGGTGTTTTAATGTTATTTTTTAGGAGGAATTCTTTGGTTTTAACTTTGTCTCCTGCAATTGAAACTGCTTTCAGGGGTGATGCAACAACTGGCAAACCATAATCTGTTTCTAATTCTTCTTTAAGTAAAGCCACTTCCTTTAATGGTTCATCAATCCCGATGAGAGGCACTATTCCATCAACATCTTCTTTAATTGCAATGTCTTTTGGATGTTCCATTCCTCTAGGCACAAGGTGGTAAGAATCTGCTAAATCTAAATTTTGAGCTTGAGGATTTGATTCTGTCAAAACAGTGGTTATGCCCATTTTTTTGGTATAGACAGCAACATCGTCAAATAGACGAGCTCCTATGAATAGTAATTTCATGTTTAATCCTTTAATTTTTTAATAATGGTTTTTTTCTTAGAATAACTGATGAAGGGTAATTAGATTTATTCTCACTTTTTTTAAATAGAAAATTATTAGTAAATTTAGTCTAGGGCTTGCATTTATTATTAATGATTGTTGTATTTGATTATCCTAAATTTTTTATATACTATAATTGTGGATTTTAAAAAATTTGGAGTACATCTAACAAATAGTTCACCTTTAACTGTTTGTACACTGGGTTTATATTAAATTAATTTTAGAAACAGTCAACTAATGATTTTTAAAACTTTCCATTACTCCTATTGTAAAAGGTTTGTAAATAATTTTAAAAGCATTTCTATGCTGTTTTCAATTTCCACTGACATTTTATTCACTAAAATTGTAGTTTTTGGTTGTATTCCCACAATAATCAGTTCTGCAGGGCATGTTGATTTTAAATATTTGATTAAAAAAGAAAGAGGCATGGCATGGGTGGAAATATTGTAGTTTGCTATTTGTTTTCTGGAGATTAACTCAATTTGCCCTGGTTTTTTGTTCATGTCCACGGCATCAACTAAAATTATATGGCTGGGGCGTTCTTTTCTTATAGCTCCTGTAAAGTTTTCAGGCACAGTTTTCCCATCAAAGACTGTTATTTTTTCATTTTCAGTGAATATTTTTGCTAGTTTCTGGGCTAAAACTGTTCCTACAGCATCATCTCCTCTCATATCATTCCCAATGCCAAGTATTACTACTTTTTGATGTTCTTTAAGAAATTCTTTCAACTGATGCTTTAAGAGTATTTAATCCACCGCCCATGGTATATTTTAGGTTTACAAAAATGTTTTCATCCTTTTTCATATTTAACTGGTTGGTTGGAATTAGAAGAGGAGGGTTAAGCATGGGTGTTGTGCCACAGATAAGTTGGGGAGTTAAAAGGGTGAAAGTGGTGATTCTTATGCCGGATACTATCCCATCTTTGTTTATGGGAACATTGATCTTGTATTCAACTTTTTCTTTGATATATTTCTTAAAATCAATTTTATCATATATAAAAAGTTTACTTCTTAATTCTTTCGGCGATATGTTCCCTTCTTGATAAATGGGGTGGCTATTTTTGAGATGAACTGCTTCTAATCCATTAAACACGCCACA is a window from the Methanobacterium sp. genome containing:
- a CDS encoding ATP-grasp domain-containing protein, which translates into the protein MKLLFIGARLFDDVAVYTKKMGITTVLTESNPQAQNLDLADSYHLVPRGMEHPKDIAIKEDVDGIVPLIGIDEPLKEVALLKEELETDYGLPVVASPLKAVSIAGDKVKTKEFLLKNNIKTPEHELIHSCTKMGTKKYPLVLKQSCGQGGKNIKIALSLEDLCCYLEEYDTALVERFIDGIEISIEILRWKNNSLPLVPVSKGKTTLDCIHPLKKLKKAPFQIDNTIAESKIDYYSQKIRNIALKIANLLNIEGTADLDLIFDKYDKNTYVLEINTRISGTRYLTAAASDINPLHEMVDMATGSWNVKNVSKRIKKYYALEIPVGDYVSDKNNYRFREFHGDNSWIIHGPDNHQRITIRGKNEKNAHKIAAQLNLDLGKIRN
- a CDS encoding methyltransferase domain-containing protein; translated protein: MKIPYYHQNLLSDTQRLTAFYEAIKEKSRGIIYDLGTGSGVFSSWAAPLASFVYAVEKDHRTAKFAQKNLKSFENVFLQINDAKNINFNEKADLIICEMVDTALIDEEQVPVLNAVRKYLKNSGDIIPCGVFNGLEAVHLKNSHPIYQEGNISPKELRSKLFIYDKIDFKKYIKEKVEYKINVPINKDGIVSGIRITTFTLLTPQLICGTTPMLNPPLLIPTNQLNMKKDENIFVNLKYTMGGGLNTLKASVERIS
- the hycI gene encoding hydrogenase maturation peptidase HycI, with amino-acid sequence MKEFLKEHQKVVILGIGNDMRGDDAVGTVLAQKLAKIFTENEKITVFDGKTVPENFTGAIRKERPSHIILVDAVDMNKKPGQIELISRKQIANYNISTHAMPLSFLIKYLKSTCPAELIIVGIQPKTTILVNKMSVEIENSIEMLLKLFTNLLQ
- a CDS encoding phospho-N-acetylmuramoyl-pentapeptide-transferase, whose translation is MINTNNLILAFIITFLATILFTYFVRKILLDADITDSPIVTEHKHKAGTPTMGGLAILLGAALAASVYCNQKNLLLTVLIMLSSGLVGLLDDLLGLKIKEVQKVARNISSEHVSIGRLTLKPGEEARVATEKAKSDLPELLKQGKINIIGETPIKSEVKERDKIIAQIVLGIFLVFTAGVSTNVLGFEAGILIIPVIIFGVIGSINSVNLIDGMDGLAAGILTIASASCAVFSMINGNFNATLPFTMLTAVSLGFLVFNRYPASIIMGDTGAFALGAGYITAGFLGDIIYFAVIALSIPIFSVVVSLMHRVNLIKLPVEPLHHTLHYNGLSEKKIVALYWSITLVICLLAILIYQFVF